The Rhizoctonia solani chromosome 14, complete sequence genome has a segment encoding these proteins:
- a CDS encoding DNA-dependent ATPase, which yields MSNRGGRGGRGGGRANNVRGPTSALTEFLREQGISARNTNIYARRIQTSDEVPAIAEEPATEAGPSAAEPDSPGEAQPTSSSRPAAGKRRRNKNDDSDLESDNLDATDDEAEQPATKSKGKGKTQQSKKELEKAKAKAKAKAKHDAKRQKQDDEEPSEDEYKAPSKGLPVVPTSLPPIGSFENVSITSGGDPFKKAGAPRGRKPVAEKRKIVNFEQKDVFKSLATTCIEIIAKYIDDMEALGDIGHINMDKISKILAKQRSLTDSTSKLFYSVENTTLTLYDTSRLDPPAFHTLIALNPNLEQVRLDYCRGVDCTVLPTFATSLANLTHLDLYGAFLARAPAFIEFFTAIGSRLECFRLAHSPRLDLDCCQALVHNCADSLTDLRLSNVGKLNDSWLPLLHRCTSLKRLELSYPGGDASLTSEPVVELLGAIGRGLEHLDLSGHPLLEDEVLINGVISHAPNLTSLAISSAPLLTDAGVAQFFAEYNQKAGLEYLEMKNNPLLSSDSLRAFLDRPTSIAIRQLVINGWRETEEEACKLIPSSCPELRRLDIGFVRSVDDYLIKEILEGCSKIEEISCFGCNRVTEACPKKAGVNIYGVEAQSKR from the exons ATGTCCAATCGAGGCGGCAGAGgtggaagaggaggaggacGAGCCAACAACGTCAGAGGGCCCACATCGGCACTGACCGAGTTTTTACGA GAGCAAGGAATCTCAGCTCGGAACACCAATATTTATGCTCGCCGCATCCAGACGTCCGATGAGGTTCCCGCAATCGCAGAAGAGCCCGCCACTGAAGCCGGTCCCTCGGCTGCCGAGCCTGACTCTCCGGGCGAAGCTCAGCCCACATCCAGCTCAAGGCCAGCTGCTGGGAAG CGGAGGCGAAATAAAAACGACGATTCTGACTTGGAGTCGGACAATCTCGATGCAACAGACGATGAAGCTGAGCAGCCCGCGACCAAGTCAAAAGGTAAAGGCAAAACCCAACAAAGCAAAAAGGAGTTAGAAAAGGCAaaagccaaagccaaagccaaagccaagcaCGATGCGAAGCGCCAAAAGCAAGACGATGAAGAACCAAGCGAGGATGAATACAAAGCGCCCTCGAAAGGGCTTCCCGTAGTTCCAACTTCACTTCCCCCCATAGGAAGTTTTGAAAA TGTCAGTATAA CGAGTGGCGGCGATCCTTTCAAGAAAGCCGGCGCTCCTCGGGGACGAAAGCCGGTCGCAGAGAAACGCAAGATTGTTAATTTTGAGCAAAAGGACGTTTTTAAGTCCTTGGCGACAACATGCATCGAG ATCATTGCCAAATACATTGACGACATGGAGGCTCTAGGAGATATTGGCCACATTAACATGGATAAGATCTCAAAGATTCTCGCTAAACAACGCAGTCT CACAGACTCGACTAGCAAGCTGTTCTACAGCGTTGAGAATACAACCCTGACGCTTTATGACACCAGTCGTCTCGATCCACCGGCCTTCCATACGCTAATTGCTCTCAATCCCAACCTGGAGCAGGTTCGATTGGACTATTGCCGTGGAGTCGATTGCACAGTCCTTCCCACTTTTGCGACCAGCCTTGCCAATCTCACACACCTAGACCTTTATGGTGCATTCCTTGCTCGTGCCCCAGCCTTCATCGAATTCTTCACTGCGATTGGCTCTCGCCTCGAGTGCTTCAGATTGGCACATTCGCCCAGACTGGACCTTGACTGTTGCCAAGCGCTGGTACACAACTGTGCCGACAGCCTGACCGACCTGCGCTTATCGAATGTTGGAAAGCTCAACGACTCATGGTTGCCACTTTTGCACAGGTGCaccagccttaagcgcctcgAACTTTCTTACCCAGGAGGCGATGCTTCCCTCACCAGTGAACCCGTCGTAGAACTACTCGGGGCTATTGGTCGCGGACTTGAACATCTCGATCTGAGCGGCCATCCGCTTCTAGAAGATGAAGTTTTGATCAATGGGGTCATTTCTCATGCACCCAATTTGACCTCGCTCGCGATATCCAGTGCTCCGCTCCTCACAGACGCTGGTGTCGCACAGTTTTTCGCAGAATACAACCAAAAGGCGGGGCTCGAGTATTTAGAGATGAAGAATAACCCACTTCTCTCGTCAGACTCACTCCGTGCGTTCCTGGATCGCCCCACATCTATAGCTATCCGGCAGCTTGTGATCAACGGCTGGAGGGAGACCGAAGAAGAGGCGTGCAAACTGATTCCTAGCTCTTGTCCAGAGCTGAGGAGGCTGGACATTGGGTTTGTGCGTTCTGTAGATGACtacttgatcaaggagaTTTTAGAGGGATGCTCCAAGATTGAAGAAATCAGTTGCTTTGGGTGTAACAGGGTGACTGAGGCTTGTCCAAAAAAG GCTGGAGTCAATATTTATGGAGTTGAGGCTCAAAGCAAGCGCTGA
- a CDS encoding cytochrome P450 family protein, producing the protein MTQTDIFPKPDHVRQRLTDILGDGLISAEGDVHRRERRIMSPSFGPAQIRELVPIFWNKANKLRDIWLDILKESPDGTIDVLSWLSRATLDIIGVAGFDHHFNSLENADKDELSAAFKQIFQASQSTGTLALLENILPILKYIPTRRRKDIAASLATMNRIGTRLIENKKAALDQDYKTGSASQGRDLLTLLIKSNIQAENEGHKMSDQEVLSQISTFLVAGHETTSTATTWALYTLAKYPSVQRKLREELLESGLGDEPEMADLDKLPYLDCFVHECLRVHSPVPNVAREAAANVQVPISKPYKDRYGVEHDFIRLQKGDMVILPILTLNNMKEIWGEDAEEFKPERWNNIPEAVKEMPGVWGHLMTFIHGQRSCIGYRFSIIEMKALLYSLVRSIEFSLDSKITIGYAVTAVVRPFVASEPEKGNQMPLICKPVLTI; encoded by the exons ATGACCCAAACCGATATCTTTCCAAAGCCAGATCATGTCAGACAAAGATTAACGGATATTCTAGGTGATG GCCTGATTTCTGCCGAGGGTGATGTCCACAGACGTGAG AGACGTATAATG AGCCCTTCGTTTGGACCCGCCCAAATCCGAGAGCTGGTACCAATATTCTGGAATAAAGCTAACAAG CTGAGGGACATTTGGTTGGATATCCTCAAAGAGAGTCCTGATGGTACCATTGATGTACTATCGTGGCTCAGCCGCGCGACCCTGGATATCATAGGCGTTGCCG GCTTCGACCATCATTTCAACTCACTCGAAAATGCTGACAAGGACGAACTCTCTGCCGCATTTAAGCAAATATTTCAGGCAAGCCAATCCACGGGCACCCTAGCTCTTCTCGAGAACATTCTCCCTATACTCAAGTACATC CCCACACGGCGCAGGAAGGACATAGCTGCCAGTCTAGCAAC TATGAATCGGATTGGAACAAGGCTCATTGAGAACAAGAAAGCAGCCCTGGACCAAGACTATAAAACCGGTTCAGCCTCACAAGGACGCGATCTACTTACCCTACTGATCAAGTCAAATATCCAAGCCGAAAACGAAGGTCATAAGATGAGCGATCAAGAAGTCCTCAGTC AGATATCCACCTTCCTTGTCGCTGGCCATGAGACAACCAGTACGGCAACTACTTGGGCTCTGTATACGCTTGCGAAATATCCTAGCGTTCAACGAAAACTGAGGGAGGAGCTGCTTGAATCTGGGCTGGGTGACGAGCCTGAGATGGCAGATTTAGACAAATTACCGTACCTTGACTGCTTCGTACACGAATGTCTGCGCGTCCATTCTCCTGTGCCTAATGTAGCGCGCGAAGCTGCCGCTAATGTCCAAGTACCGATCTCGAAGCCCTATAAAGATAGATATGGAGTTGAACATGACTTCATTAG ACTACAGAAAGGAGACATGGTCATTCTTCCCATCCTTACCCTGAATAATATGAAAGAAATATGGGGTGAGGATGCTGAAGAGTTCAA ACCGGAGCGCTGGAATAACATTCCCGAAGCCGTGAAAGAAATGCCAGGCGTTTGGGGCCACTTGATGAC GTTCATTCATGGTCAACGCTCATGCATCGGCTACCGATTCTCTATTATTGA GATGAAAGCTCTTCTGTACTCATTGGTTAGGTCCATCGAATTCAGTCTGGACTCGAAAATTACGATAGGCTATGCCGTTAC TGCCGTTGTTCGACCGTTTGTTGCCTCTGAACCTGAGaagggaaaccagatgccgcTGATTTGCAAGCCTGTGTTGACTATTTAA